In a single window of the Candidatus Binataceae bacterium genome:
- a CDS encoding efflux RND transporter permease subunit gives MSRFFIERPILSNVIAIVIVLLGAVCLYSLPVAQYPEIVPPTIQVSANYAGASAAVVASNIGIPIEHAVNGVEDSLYLESTSGSDGSYTLTVTFAIGTDLNHALVLVQNAVNSALPQLPPEVQAQGVNVRKVSTNILLIESLYSEDNRFDSAFLSNYALINLQAPLARLPGVGQVSVLGGAPYSMRVWLDPAKLKSYDLSVGDVQQAIRQQNLQVAAGQIGGAPAPAGQRYQFTITTLGRLSEVSQFEDIVVKSEPASTLPGQPTRLSAALVRIKDIGRVELSQQSFGLFSNLSGKESAHIAIYALPGANALAVAAQCRREVAQMSRSFPTGLKYLTLFDTTLFINQSIHSVYETLIEAGVLVLIVIMLFLQNFRATLVPATTVPVTIIGAFAAMALLGFTVNLMTLFALILAIGIVVDDAIVIVENSSRYIEQGLTPKDAAIKAMGELSGPVMGVTLVLSAVFLPASFLPGITGQMFRQFALVIAATAVISALNALTLKPTQCALYLRPRAKDRPVNWFYRGFNRSYAALEEHYVAMVARMTRHPAAMATLFVAVVAIAGFLFSIYPTALMPLEDQGYCIVAAALPSGASQPRVRRVVEQIDHTLKNVAGIKGWVTVGGYSAFDSAKVANVVTTFVVYDDWDHRPPGFSQAGLLEELTGRLDRIRAARFAVMPPSPIPGLGNAFGFDMMVEDRGSGDLGDLEKATHAIVEGAERQRGFLLAVFSTFSAHSPQIFVDINRTMTHSLAVPLQAVFQTLQTYLGSSYVNLFNKFNQSFQVQLQGEADARRQIRDIPRLYVANEGGQMVPLGALLDIRRILGSELITRFNLYPAAPIIGIPNPTYGSSGQALDLMGRIAGAVLPPTMDYEWSALSYQEKLVGNQVIYIFVLSITLVFLILAAQYESWTDPAAVILTVPVALVGILIALVMRRFPVDLYTQIGLVLMIALAAKNAILIVEFARDLSAEGMSAEQAAIEATRRRFRPILMTSLAFILGVVPLLTARGAGAASQQALGTVVFGGMLASTLLAIPFVPVFYILMRRLSARLGHA, from the coding sequence ATGTCGAGATTCTTCATCGAGCGGCCGATCCTTTCCAACGTAATCGCGATCGTGATCGTGCTGCTGGGTGCGGTCTGTCTCTATTCGCTACCAGTGGCGCAATACCCTGAAATCGTTCCGCCCACCATCCAGGTCAGCGCCAACTACGCCGGCGCCAGCGCGGCCGTGGTCGCCAGCAATATCGGCATCCCGATCGAGCACGCAGTCAACGGGGTGGAAGATTCGCTCTATCTGGAATCCACCAGCGGCAGCGACGGCAGCTACACCTTGACCGTCACCTTCGCCATCGGCACCGACCTTAATCACGCGCTGGTGCTGGTGCAGAACGCGGTTAACAGCGCGCTACCCCAGTTGCCGCCCGAGGTTCAGGCACAGGGCGTCAACGTGCGCAAGGTCAGCACCAACATCCTGCTGATCGAAAGCCTCTATTCCGAGGACAATCGCTTCGATAGCGCCTTCCTCAGCAATTACGCGCTGATCAACCTGCAGGCGCCGTTGGCGCGGCTACCTGGCGTGGGCCAGGTTTCGGTCTTAGGCGGCGCTCCCTACAGCATGCGGGTATGGCTGGACCCGGCCAAGCTCAAGAGCTACGACCTCAGCGTTGGCGACGTGCAACAGGCCATCCGGCAGCAGAACCTACAGGTCGCCGCCGGCCAGATAGGCGGCGCGCCGGCGCCAGCGGGTCAGCGCTATCAGTTCACCATCACGACCCTGGGGCGGCTGTCAGAGGTTTCGCAGTTCGAGGACATCGTCGTCAAGAGCGAGCCCGCGAGCACCCTGCCCGGCCAGCCCACACGCCTCAGCGCTGCGCTGGTGCGCATCAAGGACATCGGCCGGGTGGAACTGAGCCAACAAAGCTTCGGGCTATTTTCCAACCTTAGCGGCAAGGAAAGCGCGCATATCGCGATCTATGCGCTGCCCGGCGCCAACGCGCTGGCGGTCGCCGCGCAATGCCGCCGCGAGGTGGCGCAGATGAGCCGGAGTTTTCCCACTGGGCTGAAATATCTGACCCTGTTCGACACCACTTTGTTCATCAACCAGTCGATCCATTCGGTCTATGAGACGCTGATCGAGGCCGGCGTGCTGGTTCTGATCGTGATCATGCTTTTTCTGCAGAACTTCCGCGCCACCCTGGTTCCCGCCACCACCGTGCCGGTGACGATTATCGGCGCCTTCGCCGCGATGGCGCTGCTCGGCTTCACGGTCAACCTGATGACCCTGTTCGCGCTTATCCTGGCTATCGGCATCGTGGTCGATGACGCAATCGTGATCGTGGAGAACTCCAGCCGTTATATCGAGCAGGGACTCACGCCCAAGGATGCCGCGATCAAGGCGATGGGCGAGCTGAGCGGTCCCGTGATGGGGGTCACGCTGGTGCTCAGCGCGGTCTTTCTGCCCGCTTCGTTTCTGCCCGGCATCACCGGCCAGATGTTCCGCCAGTTCGCGCTGGTGATCGCCGCCACCGCAGTAATCAGCGCGCTCAACGCGCTCACCCTCAAACCCACGCAGTGTGCCCTTTATCTGCGCCCCAGGGCTAAAGACCGGCCGGTAAACTGGTTCTACCGCGGCTTCAACCGGAGTTACGCGGCGCTGGAAGAGCACTACGTCGCGATGGTGGCTCGCATGACCCGCCATCCCGCGGCGATGGCCACGCTGTTCGTGGCGGTGGTCGCGATCGCGGGCTTTCTGTTTTCAATCTACCCCACGGCGCTGATGCCGCTGGAGGACCAGGGCTACTGCATCGTGGCCGCGGCGCTGCCGTCGGGCGCTTCGCAACCGCGAGTGCGCCGGGTAGTGGAACAAATCGACCACACCCTCAAGAATGTCGCCGGGATCAAGGGATGGGTCACGGTGGGCGGCTACTCCGCCTTCGATTCGGCCAAGGTGGCCAACGTGGTCACCACCTTCGTGGTGTACGACGATTGGGATCACCGCCCGCCCGGCTTCTCGCAGGCTGGGCTGCTTGAAGAGCTCACTGGCCGCCTCGATCGGATTCGCGCGGCACGCTTCGCGGTAATGCCGCCCTCGCCCATCCCGGGCCTGGGTAACGCCTTTGGCTTCGACATGATGGTGGAAGATCGAGGCAGCGGCGATCTGGGCGATCTGGAGAAGGCGACCCACGCTATCGTGGAGGGTGCCGAGCGCCAGCGCGGCTTTCTGCTCGCGGTGTTCAGTACCTTCAGCGCGCACAGCCCGCAGATTTTCGTCGATATCAACCGCACCATGACGCATTCGTTAGCGGTGCCCTTGCAGGCGGTTTTCCAAACCCTGCAAACCTACCTGGGCTCCAGCTACGTCAATCTGTTCAATAAGTTCAATCAAAGCTTCCAGGTCCAACTTCAGGGCGAAGCCGACGCGCGCCGGCAGATTCGCGACATCCCCCGGCTTTATGTTGCCAACGAGGGCGGTCAGATGGTGCCACTGGGAGCACTGCTGGATATCCGCCGAATTCTCGGATCCGAACTGATTACCCGCTTCAATCTCTATCCCGCCGCGCCGATTATCGGCATCCCTAACCCAACTTACGGCTCCTCGGGTCAGGCGCTCGATCTGATGGGGCGGATCGCCGGCGCCGTGCTGCCGCCCACGATGGATTATGAATGGTCGGCGCTGTCCTACCAGGAGAAGTTGGTGGGCAACCAGGTGATCTACATTTTCGTCCTCTCCATCACGCTGGTCTTCCTGATTCTGGCCGCCCAATACGAGAGTTGGACCGATCCGGCGGCGGTGATTCTGACCGTGCCGGTGGCCCTGGTAGGGATTCTCATCGCGCTGGTGATGCGCCGCTTTCCGGTCGATCTCTATACCCAGATAGGGCTGGTCCTGATGATCGCGCTGGCAGCCAAGAACGCCATCCTGATTGTCGAATTTGCCCGCGACCTCAGCGCCGAGGGGATGTCCGCCGAACAGGCCGCGATCGAGGCCACGCGCCGGCGTTTTCGCCCCATCCTGATGACCTCGCTGGCCTTCATTCTGGGCGTGGTGCCGCTGCTGACCGCACGCGGCGCGGGCGCGGCCAGCCAACAGGCCCTGGGCACGGTGGTCTTCGGTGGGATGCTGGCCTCGACCCTGCTGGCGATCCCTTTCGTGCCGGTGTTCTACATTTTGATGCGTCGCTTGAGCGCGCGCTTGGGCCACGCTTAG
- a CDS encoding amidohydrolase family protein codes for MSDKPGSATNGSDSRGISQSLSRRQLLAGLGALGAGLLSSRAAGAAGAGSVAGGGGGLIDVHHHMIPAAFMKLQKHQLLRVSEPQPAVMQWTPEHSLADMDAGGTRTAIISIVDPGVWVGNAANSRALAREVNRYGAQLKADHPGRFGFFAALPMPDVDGSLSELAYAMDTLGADGVGFFSDTLNRYPGDPRFAPIFDELNRRKTVAYFHPMATDCAIQMLPRVSGKHRVTAPIFEFPFDTTRAICSFLYAGTFERCPDITFIFAHGGGTLPMLAGRICQGSQERMSQLKRLNFDTASVTNPPAMAAVLKLVPATQVFFGTDYPWGRTAAARHQLQSLGLADEQLAAIEFGNGQRAFPRLHQAG; via the coding sequence ATGAGCGACAAGCCTGGGTCGGCAACCAATGGTAGTGATAGTCGCGGCATATCCCAGTCACTTTCGCGTCGCCAGCTTCTGGCCGGATTAGGCGCGTTGGGCGCCGGCCTGCTTTCAAGCCGCGCCGCCGGCGCAGCCGGTGCCGGGAGCGTGGCGGGCGGTGGCGGCGGGCTTATCGACGTCCACCATCACATGATTCCCGCCGCGTTCATGAAATTGCAAAAGCATCAACTGCTGCGAGTCTCGGAGCCGCAGCCGGCGGTGATGCAATGGACGCCCGAGCATTCGCTGGCCGACATGGATGCGGGCGGGACCCGCACCGCGATCATCTCGATCGTCGATCCCGGGGTGTGGGTGGGTAATGCTGCCAACAGCCGGGCGTTGGCCCGCGAGGTCAATCGCTACGGCGCGCAGCTCAAGGCCGACCATCCCGGCCGCTTCGGCTTTTTCGCCGCCTTGCCGATGCCCGACGTGGACGGCAGCCTGAGCGAGCTGGCCTACGCGATGGATACCTTGGGCGCCGACGGGGTGGGCTTCTTTTCCGATACCCTCAATCGCTACCCGGGCGACCCGCGCTTCGCGCCGATCTTCGATGAACTCAACCGGCGCAAGACGGTGGCGTATTTCCATCCGATGGCCACCGATTGTGCAATCCAGATGCTGCCGCGCGTTAGCGGCAAGCATCGAGTCACGGCGCCGATCTTCGAGTTTCCCTTCGACACCACCCGCGCCATCTGCAGCTTTCTGTACGCCGGTACCTTCGAGCGCTGCCCCGATATCACCTTCATCTTCGCCCACGGCGGCGGCACGCTGCCGATGCTGGCCGGCCGTATCTGCCAGGGTTCACAGGAGCGGATGAGTCAGCTCAAGCGGCTCAATTTCGATACCGCCAGCGTGACCAATCCGCCCGCGATGGCCGCGGTGCTGAAGTTAGTCCCAGCCACCCAGGTCTTCTTCGGCACCGATTATCCCTGGGGGCGCACCGCGGCCGCGCGTCATCAGTTGCAAAGCCTGGGGCTGGCTGATGAGCAACTGGCGGCGATCGAATTTGGCAACGGCCAGCGCGCTTTCCCGCGCTTGCATCAGGCCGGCTGA
- a CDS encoding c-type cytochrome: MAVYNQRKIARVLTVGGCLALTALALQIGLLGSARAQANSGKQDFDKFCAGCHGTNAKGKGPYYQTLGGTPPPDLTVLAKQNGGVFPYKKVEDTIDGTKTFPSHRRFDMPFWGVEFQNSTAIIPTKADKARVHARIEALANYIASLQQH; this comes from the coding sequence GTGGCAGTATACAACCAGAGAAAAATCGCGCGTGTTTTGACCGTTGGCGGCTGCTTAGCGCTGACCGCCCTAGCCTTGCAGATTGGACTGCTCGGCAGCGCCCGCGCCCAGGCCAACTCGGGCAAGCAGGACTTCGATAAGTTCTGCGCCGGATGCCACGGTACCAACGCCAAGGGCAAGGGGCCCTATTATCAGACTCTAGGCGGTACGCCGCCGCCCGATCTGACCGTATTGGCCAAACAAAATGGCGGCGTGTTCCCCTACAAGAAGGTCGAAGACACCATCGACGGGACCAAAACCTTCCCCTCCCATCGCCGCTTCGATATGCCGTTTTGGGGCGTGGAGTTTCAGAATTCCACCGCCATCATTCCTACCAAGGCGGACAAGGCGCGCGTCCACGCCCGGATCGAAGCGCTGGCCAACTATATCGCATCGCTGCAGCAGCACTGA
- a CDS encoding protein kinase has protein sequence MPDQHHDLLSEHYRIIRPLEGGSGKWVYLAHDVHAMGRICVLVEIVDQIDEPALQASAVTAFNHEAELIAGLRNRHLPALYAWFHHQHHHYFATEFIAGQSLAARLTEVGGRLDQPHVIDLALALLDGLEALHGTRPPVVSHDLSPSAIIMTPGGRFYLAHYPLARHFALQPHVSARMEDYAPAEQYAGLSEPRSDLYALGALMYHLLAGQPPARNSPFVYTSARAVRGTESGRVRSLARVPRAAVLTPLRELCPQCAPELAELITQALDPEIERRPDGAAQMRARLLSLQSRLPTPEFASATPALNAPAVIDEESQPGDHPAPASLSGREMELRLRELVGEALTAALSTLACPYCSRRVQAGASYCPFCGQPLGTPALMAPAGRSRVPADDRKWRRWWVVGLTLAGLMWLLAVAVYYRHAASPSADLSRARPPKAAGKVATHLNPSPSPALARLLQDAAKLQTLPPGGSAQALREDLILRAARLNPPAPLPPWARDLIDQGEAELRAATSPEEYKRAAAKLNRGLRAAPWLADAYLPLAQALAQSGDREGAMAAYKNYLLAPPKGADVGAVRRALLALQNGAPSGEVDQEPSLPASQEPTEPRAAIAASRPAARLPDLAGYWYRVASGMAPPSSSQRIKITQAGEQVRLEIVDDCGRASCAPGSDAWRPYHSDPDDPLSDYGGRYLLSEQGLSFGPHQWRLPAELGDCVISTRRLGDISPDHKAIVIRSVNSGSKCRLYQSDIHLWRP, from the coding sequence TTGCCAGACCAACACCACGATCTGCTGAGCGAACATTATCGCATCATTCGGCCGTTGGAAGGCGGGAGCGGCAAATGGGTCTATCTCGCTCACGATGTGCATGCGATGGGCCGGATCTGCGTACTGGTCGAAATCGTCGACCAAATCGACGAGCCGGCCCTGCAGGCGAGCGCCGTGACGGCTTTCAATCACGAGGCCGAGCTGATAGCGGGCCTGCGCAATCGTCATCTGCCAGCCCTGTACGCCTGGTTCCATCATCAACACCATCATTATTTTGCTACCGAGTTTATCGCCGGCCAGAGCCTGGCCGCGCGCCTAACCGAAGTCGGCGGGCGGCTGGATCAGCCCCATGTGATTGATCTCGCGCTTGCGCTTCTGGATGGCTTGGAAGCCCTGCATGGCACGCGGCCGCCGGTGGTGAGCCACGACCTTAGTCCCAGCGCGATCATCATGACGCCTGGCGGCCGCTTCTATCTGGCGCACTATCCGCTCGCCCGCCATTTTGCCCTTCAGCCTCATGTCAGTGCCCGGATGGAAGACTATGCGCCAGCCGAGCAATACGCCGGTTTGAGCGAGCCGCGTAGCGACCTGTATGCGTTGGGTGCTCTGATGTACCATCTGCTGGCCGGTCAGCCACCGGCGCGCAATTCGCCCTTCGTATACACCAGCGCCAGAGCGGTGCGGGGCACCGAGTCGGGTCGGGTCAGGTCGCTGGCCAGGGTGCCGCGCGCGGCGGTGCTGACCCCCTTGCGCGAGTTGTGCCCGCAATGCGCACCCGAGTTGGCGGAATTAATTACCCAGGCACTCGATCCCGAGATTGAGCGGCGTCCTGACGGCGCTGCCCAGATGCGGGCGCGTCTGCTCAGCCTGCAAAGTCGTCTGCCTACGCCCGAATTTGCGTCCGCCACGCCCGCGCTTAACGCTCCGGCGGTGATCGATGAGGAGTCGCAACCCGGCGACCATCCAGCCCCAGCGTCGCTGTCCGGGCGCGAGATGGAACTGCGTCTGCGCGAGTTGGTTGGCGAGGCGCTGACCGCGGCGCTGAGCACGCTTGCCTGTCCGTATTGCTCTCGCCGGGTGCAGGCCGGCGCTAGCTACTGCCCCTTTTGCGGCCAGCCCTTGGGCACGCCAGCCCTGATGGCGCCGGCTGGCCGCTCGCGTGTGCCAGCCGATGATCGAAAATGGCGCCGATGGTGGGTGGTTGGGTTGACGTTGGCGGGCTTGATGTGGCTGCTAGCCGTTGCTGTTTACTATCGGCACGCGGCCTCCCCGAGCGCCGATCTTTCGCGCGCGCGCCCACCCAAAGCCGCAGGCAAAGTAGCCACGCACCTCAATCCGTCCCCTTCTCCCGCCCTGGCGCGCTTGCTGCAGGATGCCGCTAAGCTTCAGACCCTGCCCCCGGGCGGCAGCGCGCAAGCGCTTCGCGAGGATCTGATCCTGCGCGCGGCCCGGCTCAATCCGCCTGCTCCACTGCCGCCCTGGGCCCGTGATTTAATCGACCAGGGCGAGGCGGAATTGCGTGCCGCCACCAGCCCCGAGGAGTATAAGCGAGCGGCCGCCAAACTGAATCGCGGGTTGCGCGCCGCTCCCTGGCTGGCCGACGCATATCTGCCTCTGGCGCAGGCGCTGGCCCAAAGCGGCGATCGGGAGGGCGCGATGGCGGCCTACAAGAACTATCTTTTAGCGCCGCCAAAGGGTGCCGACGTCGGCGCGGTGCGTCGCGCGCTGCTCGCTTTGCAAAACGGCGCACCGAGCGGGGAGGTCGATCAGGAACCCAGCTTGCCCGCCTCGCAGGAACCGACGGAGCCGCGAGCAGCGATCGCAGCCAGCCGGCCGGCGGCGCGGCTCCCGGATTTAGCGGGCTATTGGTATCGCGTCGCGAGCGGGATGGCGCCGCCCAGCAGCTCGCAGCGCATCAAGATAACTCAGGCCGGCGAGCAGGTCCGGCTGGAAATCGTCGACGATTGTGGGCGAGCAAGCTGCGCTCCGGGTTCGGATGCCTGGCGACCCTATCATTCCGATCCCGACGACCCGTTGTCGGACTATGGCGGTCGCTACTTGCTCAGCGAGCAAGGCTTGAGCTTCGGGCCACATCAATGGCGCCTACCCGCCGAGTTGGGCGACTGCGTCATCAGCACGCGCCGGCTGGGCGATATTTCTCCCGACCATAAGGCGATTGTGATCCGCAGCGTCAACAGCGGCAGCAAGTGCCGCCTGTATCAAAGCGACATCCATCTCTGGCGCCCCTAG